The following are encoded together in the Vigna unguiculata cultivar IT97K-499-35 chromosome 2, ASM411807v1, whole genome shotgun sequence genome:
- the LOC114173712 gene encoding proline-rich receptor-like protein kinase PERK9 isoform X2, whose translation MSAASPSPAASTLSPPPQTPPSSTSPSPSNDTTPPPQQPPSSTSPPQRTPSSTSPPQPAESPPPLTPSPASPPPSPPPSSSPPPVSGITPPPVPPPSPPPSSPQPSPPPPPSPDAPAPVPPSSPPPPPPSAPVPSRSPPPPPPSSNPPNSTSPPPPPQPSPSAPPPPRNSPPPPATTLPPASPPLNSPSPPAAPPPRNSTRSPPPPPPPVHSPSPGSSPPPAPEPSNPPSRISPPPTPSSSPAPPSNSTPSSSPPPPAVTQLSPPSPSPSKVSSPPSPTPNPTASGGGISTAGVVAITVAAGFLLLGFIGVLIWCMRRQKRKIPVNGGYVMPSTLASSPESDSSFFKTHSSAPLVQSGSGSDVVYTPSDPGGLGHSRSWFSYEELIKATNGFSSQNLLGEGGFGCVYKGHLPDGREIAVKQLKIGGGQGEREFKAEVEIISRIHHRHLVSLVGYCIEDNRRLLVYDYVPNNTLYFHLHGENQPVLEWANRVKIAAGAARGLTYLHEDCNPRIIHRDIKSSNILLDFNYEAKVSDFGLAKLALDANTHITTRVMGTFGYVAPEYASSGKLTEKSDVYSFGVVLLELITGRKPVDVSQPLGDESLVEWARPLLSHAIDTEEFSSLADPRLEKNYIESELYCMIEVAAACVRHSASKRPRMGQVVRAFDSLGGSDLTNGMQLGESEVFDSAQQSEEIRLFRRMAFGSQNYSTDFFSRASLNP comes from the exons ATGTCGGCAGCGTCACCGTCTCCGGCGGCATCCACGCTTTCTCCACCGCCACAAACACCACCCTCCTCCACTAGTCCCTCACCATCCAACGACACCACTCCTCCGCCGCAACAACCTCCTTCTTCCACTTCTCCTCCGCAGCGAACCCCTTCTTCCACTTCTCCGCCACAACCAGCAGAATCTCCGCCTCCGCTAACCCCATCTCCGGCGTCTCCGCCGCCGTCACCGCCACCTAGTTCTTCACCTCCCCCCGTGTCTGGAATAACCCCTCCACCAGTACCTCCGCCGTCACCACCACCATCTTCGCCGCAGCCATCTCCTCCTCCTCCGCCTTCTCCGGATGCACCGGCACCGGTGCCACCGAGCTCtccaccgccaccaccaccatcagCACCAGTTCCATCAAGAAGCCCTCCGCCACCGCCACCATCATCGAACCCTCCTAATAGCAcatctccaccaccaccaccacaaccatcacCATCAGCTCCACCGCCGCCGCGAAATTCGCCACCACCGCCGGCCACCACGTTGCCACCAGCCTCGCCACCACTAAATTCACCATCTCCTCCGGCTGCACCGCCCCCAAGAAACTCAACAAGGTCACCGCCGCCACCTCCGCCACCTGTGCATTCGCCGTCACCGGGGTCATCGCCGCCGCCAGCACCTGAACCATCCAACCCACCTTCTAGGATTAGTCCTCCTCCCACACCAAGTTCCTCACCAGCTCCCCCTTCAAATTCTACGCCAAGCTCATCACCTCCACCACCTGCAGTTACTCAATTATCCCCGCCATCGCCATCCCCCTCGAAAGTTTCATCGCCCCCATCCCCTACTCCGAACCCCACAGCCTCTGGAGGTGGAATCAGCACTGCTGGTGTAGTGGCTATTACTGTGGCGGCTGGATTTCTGCTTCTTGGCTTCATCGGTGTTCTTATATGGTGCATGAGAAGGCAAAAGAGAAAGATTCCTGTGAATGGTGGTTATGTCATGCCATCCACTCTTGCCTCCTCTCCTGAATCAG ATTCATCGTTTTTTAAAACACATTCCTCAGCTCCTCTTGTGCAAAGTGGCTCTGGCAGTGATGTTGTGTACACGCCATCTGATCCTGGTGGACTAGGCCACTCAAGGTCATGGTTTTCATATGAAGAACTGATTAAGGCCACAAATGGTTTCTCAAGTCAAAATCTTTTGGGTGAGGGAGGATTTGGTTGTGTGTATAAAGGGCACCTTCCTGATGGAAGGGAGATAGCAGTGAAACAACTCAAGATTGGTGGAGGCCAGGGAGAGAGAGAATTCAAAGCTGAAGTGGAAATTATCAGTCGTATACATCACCGCCATTTGGTTTCTTTAGTTGGATACTGCATTGAAGACAACAGAAGACTACTTGTCTATGACTACGTTCCTAACAATACCCTTTACTTCCATCTACATG GGGAAAACCAGCCTGTGCTAGAATGGGCAAACCGTGTTAAAATTGCAGCTGGCGCAGCCCGAGGACTAACTTATCTCCATGAAGATT GCAATCCTCGGATCATTCACAGGGATATCAAGTCGTCAAACATTCTTTTAGATTTCAATTATGAAGCTAAG GTCTCAGATTTTGGGCTTGCCAAATTAGCTCTTGATGCAAATACACATATTACCACGCGTGTCATGGGAACTTTTGG GTATGTTGCCCCTGAATATGCTTCAAGTGGTAAATTGACTGAGAAGTCTGATGTATATTCTTTTGGAGTCGTGCTTTTGGAGCTAATTACCGGCCGGAAGCCGGTAGATGTATCCCAACCTCTGGGAGATGAAAGCCTGGTTGAATGG GCTCGTCCTTTACTGAGTCATGCAATCGATACTGAGGAATTCAGTAGTTTGGCAGATCCAAGGCTAGAAAAGAATTACATCGAGAGTGAATTGTATTGCATGATTGAGGTTGCCGCAGCTTGTGTGCGGCATTCAGCTTCAAAGAGACCTCGCATGGGACAG GTTGTTAGAGCTTTTGATAGCTTAGGAGGTTCTGATCTAACAAATGGAATGCAACTTGGAGAAAGTGAGGTGTTTGACTCTGCACAACAATCTGAAGAAATAAGATTATTTCGGAGAATGGCATTTGGTAGTCAAAATTATAGCACAGATTTCTTTAGCCGTGCTAGTCTGAATCCATGA
- the LOC114173712 gene encoding proline-rich receptor-like protein kinase PERK9 isoform X1 — MQTRHTKNTPSIQTCSTRLKIHQCLLPSTQKKKTRSGRRREHGYCSNKAKKRFTRDMSAASPSPAASTLSPPPQTPPSSTSPSPSNDTTPPPQQPPSSTSPPQRTPSSTSPPQPAESPPPLTPSPASPPPSPPPSSSPPPVSGITPPPVPPPSPPPSSPQPSPPPPPSPDAPAPVPPSSPPPPPPSAPVPSRSPPPPPPSSNPPNSTSPPPPPQPSPSAPPPPRNSPPPPATTLPPASPPLNSPSPPAAPPPRNSTRSPPPPPPPVHSPSPGSSPPPAPEPSNPPSRISPPPTPSSSPAPPSNSTPSSSPPPPAVTQLSPPSPSPSKVSSPPSPTPNPTASGGGISTAGVVAITVAAGFLLLGFIGVLIWCMRRQKRKIPVNGGYVMPSTLASSPESDSSFFKTHSSAPLVQSGSGSDVVYTPSDPGGLGHSRSWFSYEELIKATNGFSSQNLLGEGGFGCVYKGHLPDGREIAVKQLKIGGGQGEREFKAEVEIISRIHHRHLVSLVGYCIEDNRRLLVYDYVPNNTLYFHLHGENQPVLEWANRVKIAAGAARGLTYLHEDCNPRIIHRDIKSSNILLDFNYEAKVSDFGLAKLALDANTHITTRVMGTFGYVAPEYASSGKLTEKSDVYSFGVVLLELITGRKPVDVSQPLGDESLVEWARPLLSHAIDTEEFSSLADPRLEKNYIESELYCMIEVAAACVRHSASKRPRMGQVVRAFDSLGGSDLTNGMQLGESEVFDSAQQSEEIRLFRRMAFGSQNYSTDFFSRASLNP, encoded by the exons ATGCAGACACGACACACAAAAAACACACCCTCAATTCAAACATGTTCTACTAGGTTGAAAATTCATCAATGTTTATTGCCTTCTACTCAGAAGAAGAAAACGCGTTCAGGAAGGAGAAGAGAACATGGGTACTGTTCAAACAAGGCAAAGAAAAG ATTCACACGTGACATGTCGGCAGCGTCACCGTCTCCGGCGGCATCCACGCTTTCTCCACCGCCACAAACACCACCCTCCTCCACTAGTCCCTCACCATCCAACGACACCACTCCTCCGCCGCAACAACCTCCTTCTTCCACTTCTCCTCCGCAGCGAACCCCTTCTTCCACTTCTCCGCCACAACCAGCAGAATCTCCGCCTCCGCTAACCCCATCTCCGGCGTCTCCGCCGCCGTCACCGCCACCTAGTTCTTCACCTCCCCCCGTGTCTGGAATAACCCCTCCACCAGTACCTCCGCCGTCACCACCACCATCTTCGCCGCAGCCATCTCCTCCTCCTCCGCCTTCTCCGGATGCACCGGCACCGGTGCCACCGAGCTCtccaccgccaccaccaccatcagCACCAGTTCCATCAAGAAGCCCTCCGCCACCGCCACCATCATCGAACCCTCCTAATAGCAcatctccaccaccaccaccacaaccatcacCATCAGCTCCACCGCCGCCGCGAAATTCGCCACCACCGCCGGCCACCACGTTGCCACCAGCCTCGCCACCACTAAATTCACCATCTCCTCCGGCTGCACCGCCCCCAAGAAACTCAACAAGGTCACCGCCGCCACCTCCGCCACCTGTGCATTCGCCGTCACCGGGGTCATCGCCGCCGCCAGCACCTGAACCATCCAACCCACCTTCTAGGATTAGTCCTCCTCCCACACCAAGTTCCTCACCAGCTCCCCCTTCAAATTCTACGCCAAGCTCATCACCTCCACCACCTGCAGTTACTCAATTATCCCCGCCATCGCCATCCCCCTCGAAAGTTTCATCGCCCCCATCCCCTACTCCGAACCCCACAGCCTCTGGAGGTGGAATCAGCACTGCTGGTGTAGTGGCTATTACTGTGGCGGCTGGATTTCTGCTTCTTGGCTTCATCGGTGTTCTTATATGGTGCATGAGAAGGCAAAAGAGAAAGATTCCTGTGAATGGTGGTTATGTCATGCCATCCACTCTTGCCTCCTCTCCTGAATCAG ATTCATCGTTTTTTAAAACACATTCCTCAGCTCCTCTTGTGCAAAGTGGCTCTGGCAGTGATGTTGTGTACACGCCATCTGATCCTGGTGGACTAGGCCACTCAAGGTCATGGTTTTCATATGAAGAACTGATTAAGGCCACAAATGGTTTCTCAAGTCAAAATCTTTTGGGTGAGGGAGGATTTGGTTGTGTGTATAAAGGGCACCTTCCTGATGGAAGGGAGATAGCAGTGAAACAACTCAAGATTGGTGGAGGCCAGGGAGAGAGAGAATTCAAAGCTGAAGTGGAAATTATCAGTCGTATACATCACCGCCATTTGGTTTCTTTAGTTGGATACTGCATTGAAGACAACAGAAGACTACTTGTCTATGACTACGTTCCTAACAATACCCTTTACTTCCATCTACATG GGGAAAACCAGCCTGTGCTAGAATGGGCAAACCGTGTTAAAATTGCAGCTGGCGCAGCCCGAGGACTAACTTATCTCCATGAAGATT GCAATCCTCGGATCATTCACAGGGATATCAAGTCGTCAAACATTCTTTTAGATTTCAATTATGAAGCTAAG GTCTCAGATTTTGGGCTTGCCAAATTAGCTCTTGATGCAAATACACATATTACCACGCGTGTCATGGGAACTTTTGG GTATGTTGCCCCTGAATATGCTTCAAGTGGTAAATTGACTGAGAAGTCTGATGTATATTCTTTTGGAGTCGTGCTTTTGGAGCTAATTACCGGCCGGAAGCCGGTAGATGTATCCCAACCTCTGGGAGATGAAAGCCTGGTTGAATGG GCTCGTCCTTTACTGAGTCATGCAATCGATACTGAGGAATTCAGTAGTTTGGCAGATCCAAGGCTAGAAAAGAATTACATCGAGAGTGAATTGTATTGCATGATTGAGGTTGCCGCAGCTTGTGTGCGGCATTCAGCTTCAAAGAGACCTCGCATGGGACAG GTTGTTAGAGCTTTTGATAGCTTAGGAGGTTCTGATCTAACAAATGGAATGCAACTTGGAGAAAGTGAGGTGTTTGACTCTGCACAACAATCTGAAGAAATAAGATTATTTCGGAGAATGGCATTTGGTAGTCAAAATTATAGCACAGATTTCTTTAGCCGTGCTAGTCTGAATCCATGA